Proteins from a genomic interval of Watersipora subatra chromosome 10, tzWatSuba1.1, whole genome shotgun sequence:
- the LOC137407177 gene encoding uncharacterized protein: MADGTRLRFHGLITLPLRVRSVQVTTSLVVCALKEDAILGMPFLVDHRCEMDFQQPTLVVNGQRLVCTDREGRPLVSKMQILRTTTLPPQSEILVGGRLTTTSYQPVGLIEGANQKYMVAASLLQPDERGRVAVRCMNPTDHPVDVTAGSILGHCTGVKQDDIGTPWTDTDPVGSPHPAKVTEGPRVPTHLHDLYQQAVTHCSGQMERQKVEELLCRFADVFSRGSEDMGCTTLVRHEIPVSTDAQPIRQPPYRVGPEKEAEIEHQVAALAKPGMIEPAHEAWSSSVVLVRKKDGAWRLCRTTARPHPSQLDSSCASTTGS; the protein is encoded by the coding sequence ATGGCCGATGGAACAAGACTCCGCTTCCATGGATTAATCACCCTCCCCCTGCGAGTCCGGAGTGTACAGGTCACCACATCCTTGGTGGTATGTGCACTGAAAGAGGATGCTATTTTGGGCATGCCCTTCCTTGTAGACCATCGCTGCGAGATGGACTTTCAGCAGCCAACCCTGGTGGTGAATGGCCAACGCCTAGTatgcactgaccgagagggtcgaccctTGGTGAGCAAAATGCAGATACTAAGAACTACAACACTTCCCCCACAATCAGAGATCTTGGTGGGAGGACGGCTGACCACCACATCCTACCAACCTGTAGGACTCATAGAAGGTGCCAACCAGAAATACATGGTGGCAGCCAGCCTACTCCAGCCGGATGAGCGGGGAAGGGTGGCAGTACGCTGTATGAACCCTACTGATCACCCTGTGGATGTGACAGCTGGATCTATACTAGGCCATTGCACCGGAGTAAAGCAGGATGATATCGGGACTCCCTGGACGGACACTGACCCCGTAGGGAGTCCCCATCCAGCAAAAGTCACAGAAGGCCCCAGGGTACCTACCCACTTACATGACTTGTACCAACAGGCTGTGACGCACTGTTCAGGCCAGATGGAACGTCAGAAAGTGGAAGAACTCCTCTGTCGGTTTGCAGATGTTTTTAGCCGTGGGAGCGAGGACATGGGATGCACCACCCTAGTGCGACATGAGATTCCAGTCTCCACTGATGCCCAGCCTATTCGCCAGCCACCGTACAGAGTGGGCCCTGAAAAAGAGGCTGAAATAGAACACCAAGTGGCGGCCTTAGCCAAGCCAGGAATGATTGAGCCTGCCCATGAGGCTTGGAGTTCGTCGGTAGTGCTAGTGAGAAAGAAAGATGGGGCCTGGCGGTTGTGCCGCACAACCGCCAGGCCCCATCCTTCACAACTAGACTCTAGTTGTGCGTCGACTACCGGAAGTTGA
- the LOC137407176 gene encoding clumping factor A-like encodes MDPPEHIPATQSLSSSKSPISQPCQEDSDVEGEMDSPKLESASDPYVEKVMVLPKLESESNSKSTDHVAKEASTDDLDIKEKQTSAVPGDSGAVARQASTSDLDAVTRHASTGDSDDVAKQASTSDSDAVEKQTSTNDSAAVAEQPSTDGSRDVVRQASTGDSDAVAKQTSIGDSDDVARKASNGDADIVAKQASTGDSNAVAKADSTSSSDAVARQVSSGGSDVTDSTMEEAEAISDTSIFAIESHTFCYLSNIRITTAYSYLQRLGLWTVLLENTLENTVDPCRPLSTPVDPVDSCRPCRS; translated from the exons aTGGATCCACCAGAACATATTCCAGCAACACAGTCCCTGAGCAGCTCCAAGTCTCCAA TTAGTCAACCTTGTCAAGAGGACTCAGATGTTGAAGGAGAGATGGATTCACCAAAACTGGAGTCTGCGAGTGACCCATATGTTGAAAAAGTGATGGTTTTACCAAAACTGGAGTCTGAGAGTAACTCAAAGTCTACAG ATCATGTTGCAAAAGAAGCTAGTACAGATGACTTAGACATTAAAGAAAAGCAAACTAGCGCAGTACCAGGTGACTCAGGTGCTGTGGCAAGACAAGCTAGCACCAGTGACTTAGATGCTGTAACAAGACACGCTAGCACAGGTGACTCAGACGATGTAGCAAAACAAGCTAGCACAAGTGACTCAGATGCCGTAGAAAAACAAACTAGCACAAATGACTCAGCTGCTGTAGCAGAACAACCTAGCACAGATGGCTCAAGGGATGTAGTACGACAAGCTAGCACAGGTGACTCTGATGCTGTAGCCAAACAAACTAGTATAGGTGACTCAGACGATGTAGCAAGAAAAGCTAGCAATGGTGACGCAGATATTGTAGCCAAACAAGCTAGCACAGGTGACTCAAATGCTGtagcaaaagcagatagcaCAAGTTCCTCAGATGCTGTAGCAAGACAAGTCAGCTCAGGCGGCTCTGATGTGACAGATTCAACAATGGAGGAAGCTGAAGCTATCTCGGACACCTCAA TCTTTGCGATTGAATCACACACCTTCTGCTATCTCAGCAACATAAGGATCACcacggcatatagctatctccaaagacttggtctatggactgtgctgttgGAAAATACTCTtgaaaacactgtcgacccttGTCGTCCCCTGTCGACCcctgtcgaccctgtcgactCCTGTCGACCCTGTCGAAGTTGA